The window CTACGCCTTCCGGGAAGGGGCCACCTATACCTTTGGCGCGGGCCTCGCCCCGGGGCCCTACGCCCTTTTGGGTTGGAAGGGGGAGGTGGGGGAAGGGGGCGAGGTGCTGGAGCTTTCCCTCCGCCTCGGAGGGACAAACCGCCTCGAGGGGGCCCTCTTCTTAGGGGAAGCTAGCCTCTTCCTCACCCTCTCCTACCCTTGGGCGGGTAGCGTGGTGGCGTGGCTCGGGGACCTGGGCCTGGAGGCGGGGTACGAAGGCGCCCCCTACGCCTGGGTCCGCTACGCCTGGAGGTGGCCATGAGAAAGCTGGCGGCGTTTCTGGGTTTGGTCGGGTTGCTCTCCCTAGGTCTGGCGCAGTCGGCGCAGGAGATCCTGGACCGGGTGGAGAAGAACCTCTCCACCCCCTGGCAGGCCACGGTCCAAGGCCGGATCCAAGGCCCGGGCGGAGAGGAGGAGCTCCTTGCCCGGGTGTACGCCCTGCCCCAGGCCCGGCTCTTCCGGGTGGAGTTTCTGAAGCCGGGCTCCCTGGAGGGGAACTTCACCGTGATCACCGAGAAGGAGGTGTGGAACTACCTCTACCTCACCAACCAGCTGGTCATCTCCCCCAGGGAGAAGGCCAAGATCCAAGGCCTGGGCTTCGCGCCCCAGGGCTTGGGCGACCTGAAGGCCCTCTCGGAGCAGGTGGACCTCCGCCTCGAGGGCGAGGTGCGCCTGCCGGAAGGGATGGCCTGGAAGCTCGTGGGCCGAAGCAAGGAAAACCAGGGCTTCGCCGCAATGGAGCTATACATCCTCAAGGCCGACCCCAGGCCCCTTCGCTTCGTCTTCCTGGACGAGAAGGGAAAGGTCCTCGCCGACCTCAAGGTGGTGGAGTTCAAGCGGACCAACCTCACGGAGGCCCAGCTCAAGCGCTACCCCAAGGACGCCCAGGTGGTCCGCCGCTAAAAACCGGCTCCCCCCGCCCGAGGGCGGGGGGAGTTCCTTTGGTGGGCGGCGTAGGACTTGAACCTACGACCTCTCGCGTGTGAGGCAGGCCCAGAACCCCCGTCATCTTCAGTTTATTCCCTTCCAGACGCGGTTTTCTCCGATGGCCCTTCCTGGAATTTACTCCGATAGCCGGCCGTTTCCGGGTGGATAGACCGGCTGATAAACCGGCTGGAGGTAGAACCGTTCTTTCTTACGATGGACAGCAAAGCCCTAAAACTTTTTTGGTAACCCAGCCTGCTTCAAGACCGCGTTAGCCGTGTGGCGAGACTTTATCTTGCTGTCCACCACGAACTTGCGGCCCGTGATTGGGCTGAACCAAATCTCGTGGTCCCCTTTGCCCTGACGCACGGGGTAGCATCCCGCCTCCCGAAGGAGGCGCTTGACCTCTGGAGCGTAGTCGGCCATCAGGAGAAGACCAGGGGCCGGGTAGCCTCGAGGCGAAGCTCCACCGGGAGCTCCAGGGCCACCCCGTTTTCCTCAAGGAGCTCCGGCACCATGACCGCGAGCTTGGCCAGAAGCTCCTCCAGGGTGGCGGCTTCCGTGGCAAGCCCGGGGACGTCGTCGCTTTCCGCTACCCACACCCCGGCTTCCCCATCCCACAGGGCCTGTACCTTGAGGGTACGCACGTCTACCAGGATACCGCACCGCAAGGCCCAGGGGTGGGGGACGCTCCCCCCGATCAGGCTTCCTCTACCTTGGCCTGCAGCTGGTCCAGCGTCTCCCGTATCTTGTCCAAGGTGGCCCGGGGAATCCCCTCCTGGGAGCGGGCTCTAAGCTCTATCTGGAGCTCCATCTCCGCACCTTCCCTCTGCAAGGGCATTAAGACCCCGCGCAGGAAGTCGGAAAGCCTGTTCCAGGGGAGCCGGACCTTCACAGTGTATTCCTGCACCCGCTCTGGCCGAGCCTC of the Thermus thermophilus HB8 genome contains:
- a CDS encoding outer membrane lipoprotein carrier protein LolA, with the protein product MRKLAAFLGLVGLLSLGLAQSAQEILDRVEKNLSTPWQATVQGRIQGPGGEEELLARVYALPQARLFRVEFLKPGSLEGNFTVITEKEVWNYLYLTNQLVISPREKAKIQGLGFAPQGLGDLKALSEQVDLRLEGEVRLPEGMAWKLVGRSKENQGFAAMELYILKADPRPLRFVFLDEKGKVLADLKVVEFKRTNLTEAQLKRYPKDAQVVRR
- a CDS encoding type II toxin-antitoxin system HicA family toxin, whose translation is MADYAPEVKRLLREAGCYPVRQGKGDHEIWFSPITGRKFVVDSKIKSRHTANAVLKQAGLPKKF
- a CDS encoding DUF1902 domain-containing protein; the encoded protein is MRTLKVQALWDGEAGVWVAESDDVPGLATEAATLEELLAKLAVMVPELLEENGVALELPVELRLEATRPLVFS